A DNA window from Xanthomonas campestris pv. campestris str. ATCC 33913 contains the following coding sequences:
- the lipA gene encoding lipoyl synthase — protein sequence MTQPIARSIPLQVVSGDTAAPASLQTGVKQIGGDKINRSPVQFVDAPVLRKPSWIRVRIPSGNAVQNLKAKLRENRLVTVCEEASCPNIHECFSHGTATFMILGEVCTRRCSFCDVAHGRPKPPDASEPASLATTVADMGLKYVVVTSVDRDDLRDGGAQHFVDCISAIRASAPKTRIEILTPDFRGKGRMDRALEILATSPPDVFNHNIETVPDLYPNVRPGADYQWSLTLLQRFKAQHPTIATKSGIMLGLGETMEQVQVTLRDLRAHDVDMITIGQYLQPTPHHHPVMRYWTPEEYKALEEYGNALGFSHVASGPMVRSSYHADRQAAGAGVAA from the coding sequence ATGACCCAGCCTATCGCCCGCTCCATTCCCTTGCAGGTCGTCTCCGGCGACACCGCCGCACCTGCGTCGCTGCAGACCGGCGTCAAGCAGATCGGTGGCGACAAGATCAACCGCTCGCCGGTGCAGTTCGTCGACGCGCCGGTGCTGCGCAAGCCGTCGTGGATCCGGGTGCGGATCCCGTCCGGCAACGCGGTGCAGAACCTCAAGGCCAAGTTGCGCGAAAACCGCTTGGTCACGGTCTGCGAAGAAGCCAGCTGCCCGAACATCCACGAGTGCTTCAGCCACGGCACCGCCACCTTCATGATCCTGGGTGAGGTGTGCACGCGGCGCTGCTCGTTCTGCGACGTGGCGCATGGTCGGCCCAAGCCGCCGGATGCGAGCGAGCCGGCCAGCCTGGCCACCACCGTGGCCGACATGGGCCTGAAGTACGTGGTGGTGACCAGCGTGGACCGCGACGACCTGCGCGACGGCGGTGCCCAGCACTTCGTCGACTGCATCTCGGCGATCCGCGCCAGCGCGCCCAAGACCCGGATCGAGATCCTGACCCCGGACTTCCGTGGCAAGGGCCGCATGGACCGCGCGCTGGAGATCCTGGCCACCAGCCCGCCGGACGTGTTCAACCACAACATTGAAACCGTGCCGGACCTGTACCCGAACGTGCGCCCCGGTGCCGATTACCAGTGGTCGCTGACGCTGCTGCAGCGCTTCAAGGCGCAGCACCCGACCATCGCCACGAAGTCCGGCATCATGCTCGGCCTGGGCGAAACGATGGAGCAGGTGCAGGTCACCCTGCGCGACCTGCGTGCGCACGATGTGGACATGATCACGATCGGCCAATACCTGCAGCCCACGCCGCACCACCACCCGGTGATGCGCTACTGGACGCCGGAGGAATACAAGGCGCTGGAGGAGTACGGCAATGCGCTGGGCTTCAGCCACGTGGCGTCCGGCCCGATGGTGCGTTCCTCGTACCACGCCGACCGCCAGGCTGCCGGTGCCGGCGTCGCCGCCTGA
- the lipB gene encoding lipoyl(octanoyl) transferase LipB, whose product MDAVAAEPVVAPVLPLPAQVRDLGMQDYAPVWRAMQRFTDTRDEHTGDELWVVEHTPVFTLGQAGKPEHVLAPGEIPVLQVDRGGQVTYHGPGQLVVYPLLDLRRLKIGVRDYVCKIEQALIDTLDEWNIVAERRDGAPGVYVGGAKIAALGIRVRRGCTFHGLSFNVAMDLEPFHRINPCGYQDLQVTSVLDLGGPSGMDAVKAVLLDQLARQFGLVLQPTSALPDLSLPA is encoded by the coding sequence GTGGACGCTGTAGCGGCCGAGCCTGTCGTGGCCCCGGTGTTGCCCTTGCCGGCGCAGGTCCGCGACCTGGGCATGCAGGATTACGCCCCGGTCTGGCGTGCAATGCAGCGTTTCACCGATACACGTGACGAGCACACCGGCGACGAGCTGTGGGTGGTCGAGCATACGCCGGTGTTTACTCTGGGGCAGGCCGGCAAGCCCGAGCATGTCCTGGCTCCGGGCGAGATTCCGGTGCTGCAGGTCGATCGCGGCGGGCAGGTGACCTACCACGGCCCTGGCCAGCTGGTGGTGTATCCGCTGCTGGATCTGCGCCGACTCAAGATCGGTGTGCGCGACTATGTGTGCAAGATCGAGCAGGCCCTGATCGATACGCTGGACGAGTGGAACATTGTGGCCGAGCGCCGCGATGGCGCGCCTGGCGTGTATGTGGGCGGGGCGAAGATCGCCGCGCTCGGCATCCGCGTACGCCGCGGCTGCACCTTCCATGGGCTGTCGTTCAACGTGGCGATGGACCTGGAACCGTTCCACCGCATCAACCCGTGTGGCTACCAGGATCTGCAGGTGACCTCGGTGCTAGACTTGGGCGGCCCCTCCGGGATGGACGCCGTCAAGGCGGTGCTGCTCGACCAGCTGGCGCGCCAGTTCGGCCTCGTGTTGCAGCCCACCTCCGCATTGCCCGACCTTTCGCTTCCGGCCTGA
- a CDS encoding YbeD family protein: protein MEISSDNPDHGFQFPGTFELSAMGTAERGLETELPRLLAATGVELLEESISWKHSSSGKYVSVRIGFRADTREQFDSAHQALREHPEVKWTL from the coding sequence ATGGAAATCAGCTCCGACAACCCCGATCACGGCTTCCAGTTTCCCGGCACCTTCGAGCTCAGCGCCATGGGCACGGCCGAGCGCGGGCTGGAAACCGAACTCCCGCGCCTGCTTGCCGCTACCGGCGTTGAACTGCTGGAAGAAAGCATCAGCTGGAAGCACTCCTCCAGTGGCAAATACGTCTCGGTCCGGATCGGCTTTCGGGCCGACACCCGCGAGCAGTTCGACTCCGCGCATCAAGCGCTGCGCGAGCACCCGGAAGTGAAGTGGACGCTGTAG
- a CDS encoding CsgG/HfaB family protein, with product MSKTISVSAAVLSSVLGIALASVSAPASAGLKDAFKGSAQDQRKDAVAQIPVCAKPLGSLSVIEPEDAVNWWSGQQLPAPSKLIKVFVNRSRCFTLVDRGAGMAASQRERDMAANGDLRARSNMGKGQIRAADYVMTPDLISQNRNAGGSAIAGMLGGLVGGNAGNLVGGLNLSKKTADVVLTITDVRSSEQVAMAEGNAKKTDLGWGARGNVFGGSDYGAAGAGGYANTEIGQVITLAYLQAYTDIVSQLGGLSGNAAASNAQQAVTVTRAGRLLANAKGSGAAVRTLEPGMMLYPTGTKEGVMWEVEDEMGNRGWVSSAMLELSK from the coding sequence ATGAGCAAGACGATTTCTGTGAGCGCGGCGGTACTGTCCAGCGTGCTGGGTATTGCATTGGCCAGCGTGAGTGCACCGGCGTCCGCCGGGCTGAAGGACGCCTTCAAGGGATCCGCGCAGGACCAGCGGAAAGATGCCGTCGCGCAGATCCCGGTGTGCGCCAAGCCCCTGGGCAGCCTGTCGGTGATTGAGCCGGAAGACGCCGTCAACTGGTGGTCGGGTCAGCAATTGCCTGCGCCCTCCAAGCTGATCAAGGTCTTCGTGAACCGGTCGCGCTGCTTCACCCTGGTGGACCGTGGTGCCGGCATGGCTGCCTCGCAGCGCGAGCGCGACATGGCCGCCAATGGCGACCTGCGCGCGCGCTCCAATATGGGCAAGGGGCAGATTCGCGCGGCCGATTATGTGATGACGCCGGACCTCATCTCGCAGAACCGCAATGCCGGTGGCAGCGCCATTGCCGGCATGTTGGGCGGTCTGGTTGGCGGTAACGCCGGCAATCTGGTGGGTGGGTTGAATCTAAGCAAGAAGACCGCCGATGTGGTCTTGACCATCACCGACGTGCGCTCGTCCGAGCAGGTCGCAATGGCTGAAGGCAATGCCAAAAAGACCGACCTCGGCTGGGGCGCGCGCGGCAATGTGTTCGGCGGTAGCGACTACGGCGCTGCCGGTGCTGGCGGTTATGCCAATACCGAGATCGGCCAGGTGATCACGCTGGCGTATCTGCAGGCTTACACCGATATCGTCAGCCAGTTGGGTGGTCTGTCCGGCAATGCCGCAGCGTCCAATGCCCAGCAGGCAGTCACCGTGACCCGTGCGGGCCGTTTGCTGGCCAATGCCAAGGGCTCGGGCGCAGCAGTGCGTACGCTGGAGCCGGGCATGATGCTGTACCCCACCGGCACCAAGGAAGGCGTCATGTGGGAAGTCGAAGACGAAATGGGCAACCGCGGCTGGGTGTCGTCGGCCATGCTGGAACTGTCCAAGTAA
- a CDS encoding lipid A deacylase LpxR family protein, whose product MLRPRALSAALLLSLTGLALPALAADQCDSSRLGRTPPAVNFRVDNDLFGGEDQDQGYSNGALLTLVSPNLVDYTDDPCLPRTARWVNSYLERLHPGEFDQQNMVFSIGQAIFTPTDYTRRDVIPDDRPYAGILLASFGYNARNDAHLRTTQLQIGVVGPWAFAQEAQDAIHDALGDEKFQGWDNQLHNEPLVNLVHERMRRWPGDATVNADGWGWDAISHWGGSLGNMSTHLNAGGEVRFGWKLPDDFGSTPTRPAGENTAPSRLGRASGWSGHLFLTTDARWVIRDITLDGNTFRNSHSVDKRPLVGDVGYGLAVMYGRWKFAIARYHRTREFETQRETPVYGSFTISRML is encoded by the coding sequence ATGCTCCGACCGCGCGCGCTGTCCGCTGCCTTGTTGCTTTCCCTCACCGGCCTGGCGCTGCCCGCGCTGGCGGCCGACCAGTGCGATTCCAGCCGGCTGGGTCGTACGCCGCCGGCGGTGAATTTCCGGGTCGACAACGACCTGTTCGGCGGCGAAGACCAGGACCAGGGCTATTCCAACGGCGCGTTGCTGACGCTGGTCTCGCCGAATCTGGTCGACTACACCGACGACCCGTGTTTGCCGCGCACGGCGCGCTGGGTCAACAGCTATCTGGAACGCCTGCATCCGGGCGAGTTCGATCAGCAGAACATGGTGTTCTCGATCGGCCAGGCGATCTTTACCCCGACCGACTACACCCGCCGCGACGTGATTCCGGACGACCGCCCGTACGCGGGCATCCTGCTCGCCAGCTTCGGCTACAACGCGCGTAACGACGCGCACCTGCGTACCACGCAGCTGCAGATCGGCGTGGTTGGCCCGTGGGCCTTCGCGCAGGAAGCGCAGGACGCCATCCATGACGCGCTGGGTGACGAGAAATTCCAGGGCTGGGACAACCAGCTGCACAACGAGCCGCTGGTCAACCTCGTGCACGAGCGCATGCGCCGCTGGCCGGGCGATGCCACGGTCAACGCCGATGGTTGGGGCTGGGATGCGATTTCGCATTGGGGCGGATCGCTGGGCAACATGTCGACCCATCTCAATGCCGGCGGCGAAGTGCGCTTCGGCTGGAAGCTGCCGGATGACTTCGGCAGCACGCCGACCCGCCCGGCCGGCGAGAACACCGCACCCAGCCGCCTGGGCCGCGCAAGTGGCTGGTCCGGACATCTGTTCCTGACCACCGATGCGCGCTGGGTGATCCGCGACATCACCCTGGACGGCAACACCTTCCGCAACAGCCACAGCGTGGACAAGCGCCCGTTAGTCGGCGATGTCGGCTACGGCCTGGCGGTGATGTACGGCCGCTGGAAATTCGCCATCGCCCGCTACCACCGCACCCGCGAGTTCGAGACCCAGCGCGAGACCCCGGTGTATGGCAGTTTCACGATCAGCCGGATGCTTTGA
- a CDS encoding D-alanyl-D-alanine carboxypeptidase family protein: protein MKFRFAAAAVATFAFGLVCAQTPAPQPTPAAAAPTAPAALPVPPAPAPAVSKSWILMDYATGQVLAGENIHQELAPASITKVMTSYVVAAEIKNGKISRDDQVMMSERAWREGGAGTDGSYSGFPVNQTARLEDMEKGMAIQSGNDAAIALAEHVAGSEEAFASLMNSYAAKIGMKNSYFVNAHGLSAEGHHSSAYDLAMLGRAMVRDYPETYAYNKIKEFQVGTIKQNNRNLLLWRDPAVDGIKTGHTSEAGYCLLSSAKRGDQRLVAVVMGDTSERQRADDSLALLNWGFRFFETHSLYAPGKVVTKQKVWKGEQDEVQLGVAQPLLVSLQRGRYKDLKPSMEVAKNLQAPIKKGQQVGTVKVSLEGKVIAQAPLVAINAVEEGGFFKRLWDAFWMWWESE from the coding sequence ATGAAATTCCGCTTCGCCGCCGCTGCCGTGGCCACGTTCGCGTTCGGCCTGGTCTGCGCACAGACCCCTGCGCCGCAGCCGACCCCCGCCGCTGCCGCGCCGACCGCTCCGGCGGCATTGCCGGTTCCGCCGGCACCGGCACCGGCCGTGTCCAAGTCCTGGATCCTGATGGACTACGCCACCGGGCAGGTGCTCGCCGGTGAGAACATCCACCAGGAACTGGCGCCGGCCAGCATCACCAAGGTGATGACCTCCTACGTGGTGGCGGCCGAGATCAAGAACGGCAAGATCAGCCGCGACGACCAGGTCATGATGAGCGAGCGCGCCTGGCGCGAGGGCGGTGCCGGCACCGACGGCAGCTACAGCGGCTTCCCGGTCAACCAGACTGCGCGTCTGGAAGACATGGAAAAGGGCATGGCGATCCAGTCCGGCAACGATGCCGCGATTGCGCTGGCCGAGCATGTCGCCGGCAGCGAAGAAGCCTTCGCCTCGCTGATGAACAGCTACGCCGCCAAGATCGGCATGAAGAACTCCTACTTCGTCAACGCACATGGGTTGAGCGCCGAGGGCCACCATTCCAGCGCCTACGATCTGGCCATGCTCGGCCGTGCGATGGTGCGCGATTACCCCGAGACCTACGCCTACAACAAGATCAAGGAATTCCAGGTCGGCACCATCAAGCAGAACAACCGCAATCTGCTGTTGTGGCGCGACCCGGCCGTGGACGGCATCAAGACCGGCCACACCTCCGAAGCCGGCTACTGCCTGCTCAGCTCGGCCAAGCGTGGCGACCAGCGGCTGGTGGCCGTGGTCATGGGCGACACCTCCGAGCGCCAGCGTGCCGATGACAGCCTGGCGCTGCTCAACTGGGGCTTCCGCTTCTTCGAGACCCACAGCCTGTACGCACCGGGCAAGGTGGTGACCAAGCAGAAGGTCTGGAAGGGCGAGCAGGACGAAGTACAACTGGGCGTGGCCCAGCCGCTGCTGGTCAGTCTGCAGCGTGGCCGCTACAAAGACCTCAAGCCCAGCATGGAAGTGGCCAAGAACCTGCAGGCGCCGATCAAGAAGGGCCAGCAGGTCGGCACCGTCAAGGTCAGCCTGGAAGGCAAGGTCATCGCGCAGGCACCGCTGGTGGCGATCAACGCGGTGGAAGAGGGCGGGTTCTTCAAGCGCCTCTGGGACGCCTTCTGGATGTGGTGGGAATCCGAATAA
- a CDS encoding septal ring lytic transglycosylase RlpA family protein: MNSITGPKWLIPMALMLGLAACSSAPKKTAGNGGNGAIKGVKVEGKGPAHVATGCPSTSPYAAAKEDPSTRGDYTAGGLYKPGVKDSTPDHVPNVACIPEPLVSNEPRSAVGNRSPYEVLGKRYVVMDNPGDYVERGTASYYGSKFHGRLTSNKEVYDMYAFTAAHKTLPLPSFALVTNTDNGQSVVVRVNDRGPFHDGRVIDLSYAAAVKLGITGKGTGNVEVRGLTEADNANLLAKRRSGIAPVTTVAAAKPAASSQIDSLVQQLPARGTTARPPATGTAAAPVPMGERWRYRVADSRQPGNADNFDAWMKSQGVRVATGKPTAATPRPAAAAAVATTVAVARTPDAPPAPRPAAPVIVAKPPTAAEAALGDILLQVASFASRENANRALSQLASAGIAGASVSDIVSGGRTLWRLRVNARDHANASEIAQRIAGLGFGRPQIVAN, from the coding sequence ATGAACAGCATCACAGGTCCCAAGTGGCTGATCCCGATGGCATTGATGCTCGGGCTGGCGGCCTGTAGCAGTGCACCGAAGAAAACCGCCGGCAACGGCGGCAATGGCGCGATCAAGGGCGTCAAGGTAGAGGGCAAGGGGCCGGCGCATGTCGCCACCGGCTGCCCGTCCACCTCGCCGTATGCCGCCGCCAAGGAAGACCCCTCCACGCGCGGCGACTACACCGCCGGCGGCCTGTACAAACCCGGCGTCAAGGACTCCACCCCGGACCACGTGCCCAACGTGGCCTGCATTCCCGAGCCGCTGGTCAGCAACGAGCCGCGCTCGGCGGTGGGAAATCGCTCGCCGTATGAAGTGCTGGGCAAGCGCTACGTGGTGATGGACAACCCCGGCGACTATGTCGAACGCGGCACCGCCTCGTACTACGGCAGCAAGTTCCACGGCCGGCTGACCTCCAACAAGGAGGTGTACGACATGTACGCCTTCACCGCTGCGCACAAGACCCTGCCGCTGCCCAGCTTTGCGCTGGTGACCAATACCGACAACGGGCAATCGGTGGTGGTGCGCGTCAATGACCGCGGGCCGTTCCACGATGGCCGGGTCATCGACCTGAGCTACGCCGCTGCGGTGAAGCTGGGGATCACCGGCAAGGGCACCGGTAATGTCGAGGTACGCGGCCTGACCGAAGCCGACAACGCCAATCTGCTGGCCAAGCGCCGTAGCGGCATCGCGCCGGTCACCACCGTGGCCGCGGCCAAACCGGCTGCCAGCAGCCAGATCGACAGCCTGGTGCAACAGCTGCCCGCCCGCGGCACCACTGCCCGCCCGCCAGCCACCGGCACGGCCGCAGCGCCAGTGCCGATGGGCGAGCGCTGGCGTTACCGGGTGGCCGATTCGCGGCAGCCGGGCAATGCCGACAATTTCGATGCGTGGATGAAGTCGCAGGGCGTGCGCGTGGCCACCGGCAAACCGACAGCGGCCACGCCGCGCCCGGCCGCTGCCGCCGCCGTGGCAACCACCGTGGCGGTGGCCAGGACGCCGGATGCTCCGCCAGCGCCGCGTCCTGCCGCTCCGGTCATCGTTGCCAAGCCGCCGACCGCCGCCGAAGCCGCGCTGGGCGACATCCTGTTGCAGGTCGCCAGCTTCGCCAGCCGCGAGAACGCCAACCGCGCGCTGTCACAGCTGGCCTCGGCCGGCATTGCCGGTGCCAGCGTCAGCGACATCGTCAGCGGCGGGCGCACCCTGTGGCGCCTGCGCGTGAACGCACGTGACCACGCCAATGCCTCGGAAATCGCGCAGCGCATTGCCGGGCTGGGCTTCGGCCGCCCGCAGATCGTGGCCAATTGA
- the mltB gene encoding lytic murein transglycosylase B, with product MIRRTLTCLLTLGLVACATQPSPPPAPPAASAPPAKPPLAPAAPASAAAEAPALPPVDLTPVPFEIARANFVRDTAAKYGIDAAQIEAVLAQAQFKDAIVTAMSRPAERVKPWNEYRPMFITQARIDGGRKFLAEHRAELSKVEAATGVPAQVIVAIIGVETSYGSNAGKYRVLDALYTLAFRYPRSGDPAKLEREVRRELFFRDELGQLFALGKEEQLDVTTLIGSYAGAMGMGQFMPSSYRQFAVDGDADGKRNLFTDHDDVFASIANYFVKKGGWVRDGQVAVPATLAAGREEFNPTDWSPVYTLADLSARGYQPNAPVVAGSTATPITLDDANGKQYWLGFQNFYAITRYNISKMYAMAVFQLSEAIAGKELPPA from the coding sequence ATGATTCGACGCACACTGACCTGCCTGCTCACCCTCGGCCTAGTCGCTTGCGCGACCCAGCCCAGCCCTCCACCTGCGCCTCCGGCCGCCAGTGCGCCGCCGGCCAAGCCGCCGCTTGCTCCCGCTGCGCCCGCCAGTGCGGCGGCCGAAGCGCCGGCCTTGCCGCCGGTGGACCTGACCCCGGTGCCGTTCGAGATCGCACGCGCCAACTTCGTGCGTGACACCGCGGCCAAGTACGGCATCGACGCGGCGCAGATCGAAGCGGTGCTGGCACAAGCCCAGTTCAAGGATGCGATCGTCACCGCGATGTCGCGCCCGGCCGAGCGGGTCAAGCCGTGGAACGAATACCGGCCGATGTTCATCACCCAGGCGCGCATCGACGGCGGCCGCAAGTTCCTGGCCGAGCACCGCGCCGAGCTGAGCAAGGTGGAAGCCGCCACCGGTGTTCCGGCGCAGGTGATTGTGGCCATCATCGGGGTGGAAACCAGCTACGGCAGCAACGCCGGCAAATACCGTGTGTTGGACGCGCTGTACACGCTGGCCTTCCGCTACCCGCGCAGCGGCGACCCAGCCAAGCTCGAACGCGAAGTGCGCCGCGAGCTGTTCTTCCGCGATGAACTCGGCCAGCTGTTCGCACTGGGCAAGGAAGAGCAACTCGACGTCACCACCCTGATCGGCAGCTATGCCGGCGCCATGGGCATGGGCCAGTTCATGCCGTCCAGCTACCGCCAGTTCGCGGTCGACGGCGATGCCGACGGCAAGCGCAATCTGTTCACCGATCACGACGACGTCTTCGCCTCGATCGCCAATTACTTCGTCAAGAAGGGCGGCTGGGTGCGCGATGGTCAGGTCGCCGTGCCGGCCACGTTGGCTGCGGGGCGCGAGGAGTTCAACCCCACCGACTGGTCGCCGGTGTACACGCTGGCCGATCTGTCTGCGCGCGGCTACCAGCCCAACGCGCCGGTGGTTGCCGGCAGCACCGCCACGCCGATCACGCTGGATGATGCCAACGGCAAGCAGTACTGGTTGGGCTTCCAGAACTTCTACGCGATCACCCGATACAACATTTCCAAGATGTATGCGATGGCCGTGTTCCAGCTGTCCGAGGCCATCGCCGGCAAGGAGTTACCCCCGGCATGA
- a CDS encoding glycoside hydrolase family 28 protein: MKLLAAAIGGLCLSLASQASAITQATGDGRAVSEPGIPATCQAVKAEHTASARQFAAALESAPPDTKNIQAALTACAGKNGSVLLTAGAGNAFLTGPLSIPTGVTLVVDQGVTVYGSRNPADYGSGCGTAGSKSGGCLPLISVKGTRSGVMGVRIGGRQGTIDGRGDLTMLGKSTTWWEFGENAKKANQVQNSPDLIKVQNSSAFTLYNVNLINAAYFHFFAHIVDGLTIWGTRVKSPATSPNTDGLDLDSVVNATVFDNDVMGGDDCVAIKTIASKSGNITLRNNRCYGTHGISIGSEVMSGVSNVLVDSTAITASDDAGNRSTDNNGLRIKTSIAKGGPVSLITYRNTCLYGVTSPLVINPFYSSGGSGTAPTFSQIVVNGLRTTGDAGLKGKGWILEGYNEQTPLDLVLANVATGNKAVTASNARIGLSSSELVPTGTNVTTSTVQLAGSIPTCSSAPHFPAL; encoded by the coding sequence ATGAAACTGCTTGCTGCCGCCATCGGCGGTCTTTGTCTTTCGCTTGCCTCACAGGCGAGCGCCATCACCCAGGCAACCGGCGATGGTCGTGCAGTCTCCGAGCCTGGTATTCCGGCGACCTGCCAGGCGGTAAAGGCCGAGCACACGGCTAGCGCGCGCCAGTTCGCGGCGGCATTGGAAAGTGCGCCGCCCGATACCAAAAACATCCAGGCCGCACTGACCGCGTGTGCGGGGAAGAATGGCAGCGTGCTGCTGACGGCGGGCGCGGGCAACGCGTTCCTGACCGGGCCGCTGTCGATTCCTACTGGCGTGACGTTGGTGGTCGATCAGGGCGTCACCGTGTACGGCTCGCGTAACCCCGCCGATTACGGCAGTGGCTGCGGCACGGCCGGTTCCAAGAGTGGCGGATGCCTGCCGTTGATCAGCGTCAAGGGCACCAGGTCCGGTGTGATGGGTGTGCGCATCGGTGGGCGCCAGGGCACCATCGATGGCCGTGGTGACCTGACCATGCTCGGCAAGAGCACCACGTGGTGGGAGTTCGGCGAGAACGCCAAGAAGGCCAACCAGGTGCAGAACAGCCCGGACCTGATCAAGGTGCAGAATTCCAGCGCATTTACGCTCTACAACGTCAATCTGATCAATGCGGCGTACTTCCATTTCTTCGCGCATATCGTCGATGGCCTGACCATCTGGGGCACGCGGGTGAAGTCGCCAGCGACCAGCCCCAACACCGATGGCCTGGACCTGGATAGCGTGGTCAACGCAACCGTGTTCGATAACGATGTGATGGGCGGCGACGATTGCGTGGCGATCAAGACCATCGCCTCCAAGTCCGGCAACATCACCTTGCGCAACAATCGTTGCTACGGCACGCACGGCATCTCGATCGGCAGCGAGGTGATGTCCGGCGTCAGCAATGTGTTGGTCGATTCCACTGCCATCACCGCCAGCGACGATGCCGGCAACCGCAGCACCGACAACAACGGTCTGCGCATCAAGACCAGCATCGCCAAGGGCGGCCCGGTCAGTCTGATTACCTATCGCAATACCTGCCTGTACGGCGTCACCAGCCCGCTGGTGATCAACCCGTTCTATTCCAGCGGCGGCAGCGGCACCGCGCCCACCTTCAGCCAGATTGTCGTCAATGGCTTGCGGACCACCGGCGATGCGGGTCTCAAGGGCAAGGGCTGGATCCTGGAAGGCTATAACGAGCAGACACCGCTGGACCTGGTGCTTGCCAATGTTGCGACAGGCAACAAGGCCGTCACCGCCAGCAATGCGCGGATCGGGCTGAGCAGCAGCGAGCTCGTGCCGACCGGCACCAATGTCACCACCAGCACCGTGCAGCTTGCCGGCAGCATCCCGACCTGCTCGAGCGCACCGCACTTTCCTGCGTTGTGA
- a CDS encoding peptidoglycan-binding domain-containing protein gives MQYRLQQVDARGPNGQAVPQDGHYGSETEHAVRQFQQDQGLPATGVAGQELDEALSQAQHARREALKPIAPASANGPVEQGSEQQARVGTPQNDAPSAVPLQAEQQEAMQATLPPTPTPTPTPTPTQSEVPAQIVLPERASSSYTSSPGFGGTGGRSNAGVNDEDRVEQIRPSQDVAQQAFPSDHRDYALFSAIQAQLPRGTSDEKTAEVLQAVKESGIERADELRKVTIQDDVAFVFGKTLGFHSETALNTPSPGMTETLQKTEAMDQQRAQEMVQFQREREEIDKEPTGPVMTLAARSQQQAMSEAPASDGGG, from the coding sequence TTGCAATATCGCTTGCAGCAAGTAGATGCGCGTGGTCCAAACGGGCAGGCCGTGCCGCAAGACGGGCACTACGGTTCGGAGACCGAACATGCCGTGAGACAGTTCCAGCAAGACCAAGGTTTGCCGGCAACGGGCGTTGCCGGACAAGAGCTGGATGAAGCGTTGTCCCAGGCACAACATGCGCGCCGAGAAGCTTTGAAACCCATAGCGCCGGCATCGGCAAATGGGCCGGTGGAGCAGGGCAGCGAGCAGCAAGCCCGAGTAGGCACGCCACAGAACGATGCGCCATCGGCTGTTCCATTGCAGGCAGAGCAGCAAGAAGCGATGCAGGCAACATTGCCGCCAACGCCAACGCCAACGCCAACGCCAACGCCAACTCAGAGCGAAGTGCCGGCACAGATCGTCTTGCCTGAGCGCGCGTCGTCCTCCTATACGTCATCGCCTGGCTTTGGTGGGACTGGCGGGCGTTCAAACGCAGGCGTGAACGATGAGGATCGGGTCGAGCAAATCAGGCCATCCCAAGATGTCGCTCAGCAGGCGTTTCCCTCTGATCATCGGGATTACGCATTGTTCTCCGCCATCCAGGCACAGCTCCCCAGGGGCACATCTGATGAGAAAACGGCCGAAGTGCTTCAAGCCGTCAAAGAATCGGGGATTGAGCGCGCGGATGAACTCCGGAAAGTAACCATCCAAGATGATGTGGCCTTTGTCTTTGGCAAAACGCTGGGATTCCATTCGGAAACCGCGCTCAATACGCCATCGCCCGGCATGACTGAAACCTTGCAAAAAACGGAGGCAATGGATCAGCAACGGGCGCAGGAGATGGTGCAGTTCCAGCGCGAGCGCGAGGAGATCGACAAGGAGCCTACGGGCCCGGTGATGACGCTTGCTGCGCGCTCTCAGCAGCAGGCGATGTCAGAAGCGCCTGCCAGTGATGGCGGTGGTTGA